Part of the Terriglobia bacterium genome is shown below.
TCTTCACGCAGGAGTACATGTCGCTGCTGGGCTTCGGGCAAACCAAACCGGAACAGCTGTTTAAGGAGCGCATCCTTCCGAGTCTGATGAGAAACAAAAACCGCATACCGCCGGAAATTCAGAGCCTTTTTGCGAGGACCCCGGCGATTCCGGCGGCAAGCAGCGAATAGCGTTACGCCACGGGCGGACCGTGATGAGGACGCACAAAGTGGACGATCAGCGAGATGATGGCCAGGATCAACAGAAGGTGGATCGCTGCGCCCGCAACGTGCATCGCCGCAAAACCGAAGATCCAGAGCAGCAGAAGGATAATGAATAGAGCTATGAACATAAGCCCTCCTATTATTCTCTGACTGCCGTCCGCCGGCTTTCGTTACCCTGAGGTGTGGACCAGGGAGCTTACGCCAAAAGACAAGTTACTCAATACATTGCAAATACGGAATTCACACAAGCCACGCTTCATTTCATAGACGGCAGTGAACTCCGGTTTGAACATGCCAGTAGAAGCAACCGGTGGGCCCGGGCTTCAGCGCCCGGCACCA
Proteins encoded:
- a CDS encoding lmo0937 family membrane protein, which translates into the protein MFIALFIILLLLWIFGFAAMHVAGAAIHLLLILAIISLIVHFVRPHHGPPVA